A genomic segment from Chanos chanos chromosome 2, fChaCha1.1, whole genome shotgun sequence encodes:
- the efemp2a gene encoding EGF-containing fibulin-like extracellular matrix protein 2a, producing MFVCIDSVCESVISWIRPTLCASHFFPPLCSGEPWSLCQSVRMRSVCVSGFCVCISVLLHFAISQPPTESDIYTECTDGYQWDPQTQHCKDINECETIQDACKGEMKCFNHYGGYLCLPRSASVIPASESPNQIHPDLESPVSEPYNPCQAGYEPQGDSCVDVNECERDTHDCQPSQECINTDGGFTCQCPDGYRKVGSECIDIDECRYRYCQHRCVNVPGSFSCQCEAGFQIASNNRSCIDVDECDMGAPCQQRCYNTYGTFLCRCEQGYELGPDGFTCNDIDECSYSSYLCQYQCINEPGKFTCVCPEGYQLLGTRLCQDINECETGTHRCTDGQTCVNIHGGYQCVDTNRCKDPYMQVSDSRCVCPVTKPACRDLPFSIVHRYMSITSERSVPSDIFQIQATSIYPGAYNTFRIRSGDDNGDFYIRQINNVSAMLVLARAVTGPKEYVLDLEMVSVNPLISYQSSSALRLSIYVGEHAF from the exons atgtttgtatgtatcgactctgtctgtgagtctgttatTTCGTGGATTAGACCGACCCTGTGTGCGagccatttttttcctcctttgtgcTCCGGTGAGCCTTGGTCactgtgtcagagtgtgagaaTGCGGTCGGTGTGTGTGtcgggtttttgtgtgtgtatctctgtgttgcTCCACTTTGCTATTTCACAGCCGCCCACAGAAAGTGACATCTACACG GAATGCACAGATGGCTATCAGTGGGACCCTCAGACTCAACACTGTAAAG ATATAAATGAGTGTGAGACGATCCAGGATGCGTGTAAAGGAGAGATGAAGTGCTTTAACCACTACGGTGGCTACCTGTGTCTTCCTCGTTCTGCCTCGGTCATTCCTGCCTCGGAAAGTCCAAATCAAATACATCCAGACCTGGAGAGCCCAGTCAGCGAACCTTACAACCCCTGCCAAGCAGGCTATGAACCCCAGGGAGACAGCTGCGTCG ATGTGAACGAATgcgagagagacacacatgacTGCCAACCCAGTCAGGAGTGCATCAACACAGACGGCGGTTTCACTTGCCAGTGTCCTGATGGGTATCGTAAAGTGGGCAGCGAGTGTATTG ACATCGATGAGTGTCGATACAGATACTGCCAGCATCGATGCGTTAACGTCCCTGGTTCCTTTTCCTGCCAGTGTGAGGCCGGTTTCCAAATTGCCTCCAACAACCGCTCCTGCATTG ATGTGGACGAGTGTGACATGGGCGCCCCCTGTCAGCAGAGATGTTATAACACATATGGCACGTTCCTGTGCCGTTGTGAGCAGGGCTATGAACTGGGTCCCGACGGGTTCACGTGTAACG ACATAGATGAGTGCAGCTATTCCAGTTACCTCTGCCAGTACCAGTGTATAAATGAACCGGGGAAGTTCACGTGTGTTTGCCCAGAGGGTTACCAGCTTCTGGGAACTCGTCTGTGCCAAG ATATTAACGAATGCGAGACAGGgacacacaggtgcacagaTGGTCAAACGTGTGTGAACATTCATGGTGGCTATCAGTGTGTTGACACAAACCGTTGCAAAGACCCCTACATGCAAGTGTCTGACAG TCGCTGCGTGTGCCCCGTCACTAAACCTGCTTGCCGTGATTTGCCCTTCTCGATCGTCCATCGCTACATGAGCATAACGTCTGAGCGGTCCGTACCTTCCGACATCTTCCAAATCCAGGCCACGAGCATCTACCCCGGGGCTTACAACACTTTCCGGATCCGTTCAGGAGACGACAACGGGGACTTCTACATCAGG CAAATCAACAACGTCAGTGCTATGTTGGTCCTTGCACGTGCCGTCACGGGACCCAAAGAGTACGTGCTCGACTTGGAAATGGTTTCTGTCAACCCTCTTATCAGCTACCAGAGCAGTTCTGCTTTACGTTTGTCAATCTACGTCGGGGAGCACGCCTtctaa